From a region of the Candidatus Poribacteria bacterium genome:
- a CDS encoding MFS transporter: MENRQIELGTFARLSGMMFLQFAIWGAWAVLIAGHMQNLGFSGKQISYVFGTTAIGSIISPIIAGWVADRLMPAQVFAAISHLLGGVCLLFAWKQTSFPMMWGAIFLHAILYMPTIALTNAIAFHHMGQSDKFGNIRVFGTLGWIAINWILSLYLRFWEGQETTLPHVGDCLLFGAVLSFIMGAYCLTLPNTPPSKEAKNPYAFLEAFSLVSNRNFAVLLIISFVVAIELPFYYNLTYLFLTEAEHGIGLANSTANLAMSLGQVAEVLLMLLLFPCLRRFGMRFTIFLGILAWPVRYAIFAIGQPVWLVIGAQTLHGICYSFFFVGGMIAVERLSPQDIRASSQSLLLFVTNGFGMLVGHIVSGRVHDFFAYAEGGHAWAKIFMVPIIVTVLAAIVFILLFNEQKYQADAEVVEQGTMNA; encoded by the coding sequence ATGGAAAATCGACAAATAGAATTGGGAACCTTCGCACGATTGTCGGGCATGATGTTCCTACAGTTCGCTATATGGGGTGCATGGGCAGTGCTCATTGCCGGGCACATGCAAAATCTTGGATTCTCCGGTAAACAGATTAGTTATGTCTTTGGCACCACCGCTATCGGTTCGATAATTTCTCCAATCATCGCAGGATGGGTTGCGGATCGACTCATGCCAGCACAAGTCTTTGCCGCAATTTCGCATCTCCTTGGCGGTGTCTGTCTGCTTTTCGCGTGGAAGCAGACAAGTTTCCCGATGATGTGGGGTGCGATTTTTCTGCACGCTATTCTCTACATGCCGACGATCGCTCTGACGAACGCCATCGCTTTCCACCATATGGGTCAGTCAGATAAATTCGGAAACATACGGGTTTTCGGTACACTCGGTTGGATCGCGATTAATTGGATATTGAGTCTGTATCTCCGATTTTGGGAAGGACAAGAGACGACGCTGCCGCACGTCGGCGATTGCCTCCTCTTCGGAGCCGTCCTTTCGTTTATTATGGGTGCCTATTGCTTGACACTGCCGAACACCCCACCGAGCAAAGAGGCAAAAAATCCTTATGCTTTTCTTGAAGCCTTCTCCCTCGTCTCAAACCGAAACTTCGCTGTATTACTAATTATTTCCTTCGTCGTTGCTATTGAACTCCCCTTCTATTACAACTTAACGTATCTGTTTCTAACCGAGGCAGAACACGGTATCGGGTTAGCAAATAGTACTGCCAATTTAGCGATGAGTCTCGGTCAAGTCGCTGAGGTTTTGTTGATGCTCCTGCTGTTTCCGTGTCTACGTCGGTTTGGCATGCGGTTCACTATCTTTTTAGGTATCCTCGCGTGGCCCGTTCGTTATGCTATCTTCGCCATCGGTCAGCCGGTGTGGTTGGTTATCGGCGCGCAAACATTGCACGGTATCTGCTATTCGTTCTTCTTCGTCGGTGGAATGATCGCTGTGGAACGGTTGAGTCCGCAAGATATCCGAGCGAGTTCCCAGTCCCTACTTCTTTTTGTCACGAATGGGTTTGGGATGTTAGTAGGACACATTGTCAGTGGTCGTGTGCATGACTTCTTCGCTTATGCCGAAGGTGGACACGCGTGGGCGAAAATCTTTATGGTGCCGATTATCGTAACAGTCCTCGCGGCAATTGTCTTCATCCTGCTATTCAACGAACAGAAGTATCAGGCGGATGCAGAGGTAGTTGAACAAGGCACTATGAATGCATAG
- a CDS encoding O-antigen ligase family protein: MPGLKLSLFVQRASQYLQLKDLRFTSAQIYDAATYIGFLIFVLALPFGYSTVFLNTGLSCVLFGWVGRIISDRKLGWQRTPLDVPILLFLGLGLIASLLAPHPAASSLGYFWKHLRAILLFYAVIHSQLGIRWRHIVIAFIAAAGISSALGLWYYANDTRLAIDFMGRIGLQFQEELAVGEVPNLQMSDELRAELRKCNVPLSQTATFVTSKQPDEWRIDDPARNRRYTVRKGETHLMVYMIEQRLTGTFKMPNDLGAYLALTLPFVMGYFAAGCSRLVFRSERLEAHRKSRRALIGMIVGLGVVLVLMGANLALTLTRAAWVSVAVAVVGTGCYFVVNALFTRVSWKRSLLAVAFISVVFCVLIVNTNSRQTISDIVPRHIKERIETMIAHPAGFMSERPQWWRTSLQLIRKYPLTGIGLGRFRYEYQHNGPEEQYYTPYHAHNIYLHIATEQGIPSLLLFLWMVAIICRQVVIMRKTSELRHDDDHDRVASKNDFWQMGTFIGASGFLISALVYGLADNILHQRTVLLFYFMIGIIFYAQLSQDKKHETSESD; the protein is encoded by the coding sequence ATGCCAGGATTGAAACTCTCTCTTTTCGTGCAGCGCGCGAGCCAATATCTTCAACTAAAAGACCTACGATTCACATCAGCACAAATCTATGATGCTGCCACTTACATCGGATTTCTGATCTTTGTCCTTGCCCTGCCGTTTGGCTATTCAACAGTATTCCTCAACACCGGACTTTCGTGTGTGCTATTCGGATGGGTAGGACGCATCATTTCGGATCGGAAACTCGGTTGGCAACGCACTCCGCTTGACGTTCCGATTTTGCTATTTCTCGGATTAGGCTTGATAGCGTCACTTCTCGCCCCACATCCTGCTGCCAGTAGCCTCGGCTATTTTTGGAAGCATCTCCGCGCAATCCTGCTTTTTTATGCGGTTATTCACAGTCAATTGGGCATTCGATGGCGGCATATTGTCATCGCTTTCATTGCCGCTGCGGGGATATCTTCCGCGCTCGGACTCTGGTATTACGCGAATGATACGCGTTTGGCAATTGATTTTATGGGGAGAATTGGGTTACAATTTCAGGAAGAACTCGCTGTCGGTGAAGTCCCAAATTTACAAATGTCGGATGAATTACGCGCCGAATTGCGAAAATGTAATGTACCGCTCTCTCAAACCGCAACGTTTGTAACTTCAAAGCAACCCGATGAATGGCGTATTGATGATCCGGCGAGAAATAGACGCTATACTGTCCGCAAGGGTGAGACGCATCTGATGGTGTACATGATTGAGCAACGACTCACCGGAACCTTCAAGATGCCGAATGACTTGGGGGCATATCTCGCCCTCACACTCCCATTTGTTATGGGCTACTTTGCTGCTGGCTGCAGCCGTTTGGTTTTCCGATCGGAACGGCTGGAAGCACATCGAAAATCACGACGCGCCTTAATTGGAATGATCGTGGGACTGGGTGTGGTTTTGGTGCTGATGGGGGCAAATTTGGCATTGACCCTGACGCGCGCAGCATGGGTAAGTGTCGCTGTTGCAGTAGTTGGCACGGGATGTTATTTTGTTGTAAATGCCTTATTTACGCGTGTTTCGTGGAAAAGAAGCCTGTTGGCGGTGGCATTCATAAGTGTTGTATTTTGCGTGTTGATTGTGAATACGAATTCCCGTCAGACGATAAGTGATATCGTCCCTCGACATATCAAGGAACGCATCGAAACGATGATTGCACATCCTGCGGGGTTCATGAGTGAACGTCCGCAATGGTGGCGCACCTCACTTCAACTGATCCGGAAGTATCCGCTTACCGGCATCGGGCTCGGTAGGTTTCGCTATGAGTATCAACACAACGGACCAGAGGAGCAGTACTACACACCTTATCACGCGCACAACATCTACCTACATATCGCCACTGAGCAAGGTATTCCTTCGCTCTTGTTGTTCTTATGGATGGTAGCAATTATCTGTCGACAGGTTGTCATCATGCGAAAAACATCGGAACTACGCCATGACGATGATCATGATCGCGTGGCTTCCAAGAACGATTTTTGGCAGATGGGGACCTTCATCGGGGCAAGCGGTTTCCTAATCTCTGCGCTTGTTTACGGACTCGCGGATAATATTCTACATCAACGCACAGTGTTGCTTTTCTATTTTATGATTGGCATAATTTTTTACGCACAATTATCTCAGGACAAAAAACATGAAACGTCGGAATCCGATTGA
- a CDS encoding SpoIIE family protein phosphatase, which produces MLPEAEKLQFLQKTELFAELPQTELRAICRMASEVAYPAYSTLFEEGDEGDSLYLLVDGEVSIIKAGTEVLFFNEKGYCLGEIALIDNKPRSATVKTVKPTQFLRITRGDFYNAMAREPRIGMGMFRVLNEKIRRDLEIQMSAIRKEVAQEESMRLAAEVQKSLLPNTEIAHPSVSSAGYCRPANSVGGDYYDYMELSDNSVAIFLGDVMGHGYHSAMVAAMTKSCLQTQIRFDASVPEVMNAITRVTEEDAQTFIYMTCCYLIIHPDNRLEFANAGHPQMLLYRAEQNSTSGENGHLIELESSFLPVGISMSETPTQYYSTEVKWYPGDLLVLYSDGITEAFNPNAEMYGFDRFKALISQNRHLSPEEIKAEILSDLQAHQQDESTNDDITLVVAKFL; this is translated from the coding sequence ATGCTACCAGAAGCAGAGAAATTACAATTTTTACAAAAGACGGAACTTTTTGCTGAACTCCCGCAAACCGAATTAAGAGCCATCTGTCGTATGGCAAGCGAAGTTGCATATCCAGCCTATTCAACGCTCTTTGAGGAGGGGGATGAAGGCGATTCGCTTTACCTATTGGTTGATGGTGAAGTCAGCATCATCAAGGCGGGAACAGAAGTATTGTTCTTCAATGAGAAGGGATACTGCCTCGGAGAAATTGCCCTGATTGACAATAAACCGCGGAGTGCCACAGTTAAAACGGTGAAACCCACACAATTTCTGAGGATCACAAGAGGCGATTTTTACAACGCTATGGCACGAGAACCGCGAATTGGCATGGGAATGTTCCGAGTCTTGAACGAGAAGATCCGACGCGACCTTGAGATTCAGATGAGTGCTATCCGTAAGGAAGTTGCCCAAGAAGAATCGATGCGACTTGCCGCTGAAGTCCAAAAATCTCTCCTCCCAAATACAGAAATAGCGCATCCATCTGTCAGCTCCGCCGGATATTGTAGACCCGCAAATAGCGTCGGAGGCGATTATTACGACTATATGGAACTCTCTGACAACAGCGTCGCCATTTTTCTCGGCGATGTTATGGGGCACGGCTATCATTCGGCAATGGTCGCAGCGATGACGAAAAGTTGTTTGCAAACACAGATCCGCTTTGACGCATCTGTACCGGAAGTCATGAATGCCATTACCCGTGTCACAGAAGAGGATGCCCAAACTTTCATCTACATGACCTGCTGTTATCTTATTATTCACCCAGACAATCGGTTGGAGTTCGCCAATGCCGGTCATCCGCAGATGCTCCTCTATCGTGCTGAACAGAACAGCACCAGCGGTGAGAATGGTCATCTCATTGAGTTAGAATCCTCGTTTCTACCGGTCGGTATCTCAATGTCCGAGACACCGACGCAATACTACAGCACTGAAGTCAAGTGGTATCCGGGTGATTTGTTGGTGCTTTATTCAGATGGAATCACAGAAGCGTTCAATCCTAACGCTGAAATGTATGGATTCGATAGGTTCAAGGCACTCATTTCGCAAAATCGGCATCTGTCCCCAGAAGAGATAAAGGCAGAGATTCTGTCTGACCTTCAGGCGCATCAACAGGACGAAAGCACCAATGATGACATCACATTGGTTGTGGCGAAATTCTTATAG
- a CDS encoding SDR family oxidoreductase translates to MSITDFFRGKVLLITGGTAFLGQPMVAKILTTLPDIQKIYLLIRSRTDTTGKHTSAQERLENELLTSDVFAALRRLHGENFDAWAQEKLTAVEGDLTHEHLGFSDAEYQRLQNEVQVFINIAGLVDFDPPFDDSLWGNALAAKHVVNFARGCKDAVFLHVSTAYVCGDTPGRVPEELPLPYEHYATQHREKTGMTIPETLSEEIEGLLSLSSATRAETESSENLANFQQKAEAEIKGTRKGLEAQVAELKAEWLEERLVEEGLKHARSRGWNDTYTYMKFLAEQMVMELRGELPTVVSMSLNPDGSEGFGCVNL, encoded by the coding sequence ATGTCAATAACTGATTTTTTCCGGGGAAAAGTTCTGCTCATTACGGGTGGCACTGCATTTTTGGGGCAACCGATGGTCGCAAAAATTTTAACTACCCTTCCCGATATCCAAAAGATTTATCTCCTCATCCGAAGCCGGACTGATACCACTGGAAAGCACACTTCCGCTCAGGAACGCTTAGAAAATGAACTTCTCACCTCAGATGTTTTTGCCGCTCTGCGTCGGCTCCACGGCGAAAATTTTGATGCTTGGGCGCAGGAGAAACTGACGGCGGTTGAAGGTGATCTCACTCACGAACACCTTGGATTCAGCGATGCGGAATACCAAAGACTCCAGAACGAAGTCCAGGTCTTTATCAATATCGCTGGACTTGTGGATTTTGATCCACCTTTCGACGATTCTTTGTGGGGCAATGCCCTCGCTGCGAAACATGTTGTCAACTTCGCAAGGGGTTGCAAGGATGCCGTGTTTCTGCATGTCTCAACAGCATACGTCTGCGGCGACACACCCGGACGCGTGCCTGAAGAACTCCCCCTGCCGTATGAACACTACGCCACCCAACACCGCGAAAAGACGGGAATGACTATCCCAGAAACGCTCTCTGAGGAAATCGAAGGGTTGCTTTCTCTAAGTTCTGCTACTCGTGCTGAAACCGAGTCGTCTGAAAATCTCGCTAACTTTCAGCAAAAAGCGGAGGCGGAAATAAAAGGAACGCGTAAGGGACTTGAGGCACAGGTCGCAGAACTGAAGGCAGAATGGCTTGAGGAACGCTTGGTTGAGGAAGGATTGAAGCACGCGCGTTCACGCGGATGGAACGATACTTACACCTATATGAAATTCCTCGCTGAACAGATGGTCATGGAATTGCGCGGTGAACTGCCCACTGTAGTTTCGATGAGCCTGAACCCGGATGGCTCGGAGGGTTTCGGATGTGTGAACCTCTGA
- a CDS encoding class IV adenylate cyclase has translation MAKNLEFKGQFQSLNGLYPKLTDLNAIQHETVHQIDTYFHVTKVKDSLKSGVCEPRLKLREAKGWSEGWLIYYERPNQDGSRYSQYQLCEIADPGSLKSLLTLALGVKTIVKKQRELWMFNHTRIHLDTVADLGRFVELETVFRGQTDAEAIDEHQHVKAALHLDAVDPIAVSYSDLIMQKS, from the coding sequence ATGGCAAAAAATTTAGAATTCAAGGGGCAGTTTCAGTCGCTTAACGGACTCTACCCGAAACTCACTGACTTAAATGCAATACAGCATGAAACCGTCCACCAAATCGATACATATTTCCATGTAACGAAAGTAAAAGACTCTCTAAAATCCGGAGTATGCGAGCCACGACTCAAGTTGCGCGAAGCGAAAGGATGGTCTGAGGGGTGGCTGATTTATTATGAGCGTCCGAACCAAGACGGATCCCGATACAGTCAATACCAACTCTGTGAAATCGCTGATCCGGGGTCCCTCAAAAGCTTACTAACGCTTGCTCTTGGGGTCAAAACAATTGTAAAAAAACAACGAGAACTCTGGATGTTCAATCATACCCGCATCCACCTCGATACGGTCGCCGATTTAGGACGATTTGTCGAATTGGAGACAGTGTTTCGCGGACAGACCGATGCCGAAGCGATAGACGAGCATCAACACGTTAAAGCTGCACTGCATCTGGATGCTGTGGACCCGATTGCGGTTTCTTACAGCGATCTCATTATGCAAAAGTCATAA
- a CDS encoding DUF4838 domain-containing protein, producing the protein MSTHKTLVFHPSGENLSISTVQDWHIVVSDDATAAEHYAAKAFQKLFSQATGLTLPLDTQREDPNRGQITISGSTALGDEDIEIIVGNGQIQINGGRPRGTLYAVYQFLEELVGIRFLTAEHTHVPDASALNIPCGSYTYSPPFSFRWSYYRENSEAPEFAAKRKVNTVTDAENLGGKTQQQLINHSFQALVPYGTHGESHPEYYALVDGRRDTNTHGGGPQLCVTNPEVIEIAAESASRQLSERPEATNISVSQADTAAYCRCEPCEVLNEAAGSPMGSHLTFVNAVAERIEKGHPHVKVGTLAYWYTRKPPKTVTPRHNVQIQLCSIECCTLHAIDNPDCEQNQAFCQDTIEWGKICDDIWIWNYNTNFRAYDLPFPNLRSIAPNVRYFLRNNAKGVFMQANGNGLTGEFSDLRNYLISHLIWDPHLDADALLTEFVNLHYEVTAPPILEYITYLHDTVEARGLHPRCFPTPEDVGLQAESTQVIFDYFQRALALAEKSEIRARVEKASIPAYKAMLVAGGEMPSQRRQTLIAEYITLCERYNMSHAAETQTAEAYFEELRSQ; encoded by the coding sequence ATGTCAACTCATAAAACCCTCGTGTTTCACCCCTCTGGTGAGAATTTATCAATTTCAACAGTGCAGGATTGGCACATCGTTGTTTCCGATGACGCTACTGCTGCTGAACACTATGCCGCCAAAGCGTTCCAAAAATTATTCAGCCAAGCAACCGGACTGACATTACCACTGGATACACAGCGAGAAGATCCTAATCGTGGGCAAATCACCATCAGTGGGTCAACTGCTTTGGGCGATGAGGATATCGAGATCATCGTTGGAAATGGACAGATTCAAATTAATGGGGGTAGACCGCGTGGAACACTCTACGCCGTGTACCAATTCCTTGAGGAACTCGTCGGTATCCGATTTTTAACCGCTGAGCATACCCACGTCCCCGACGCATCTGCGCTGAATATTCCGTGTGGGAGTTACACCTACTCCCCGCCTTTTTCGTTTCGCTGGAGTTATTACCGAGAGAACTCAGAAGCCCCAGAATTCGCAGCGAAACGGAAAGTCAACACCGTCACGGATGCCGAAAACCTTGGTGGGAAAACCCAACAGCAGCTAATCAACCATTCATTTCAGGCATTAGTGCCTTACGGCACGCACGGCGAAAGTCATCCTGAGTATTACGCCCTCGTAGATGGGAGACGGGATACAAATACGCACGGCGGCGGACCGCAGTTGTGTGTAACGAACCCTGAAGTTATCGAAATTGCTGCAGAGTCTGCAAGTCGGCAGCTCTCAGAACGTCCAGAAGCCACCAATATTAGTGTGAGTCAAGCCGATACGGCGGCATACTGTCGGTGTGAACCGTGCGAGGTGCTCAACGAAGCGGCAGGCTCGCCGATGGGGTCACATTTGACATTCGTCAATGCCGTCGCAGAACGCATTGAGAAAGGGCATCCGCATGTCAAGGTCGGCACGTTGGCGTATTGGTATACCCGAAAACCACCGAAGACGGTGACACCCCGACACAATGTGCAAATTCAACTCTGTAGCATTGAATGTTGTACCCTTCACGCCATTGACAACCCGGACTGTGAGCAGAATCAAGCCTTCTGTCAGGATACTATTGAATGGGGGAAAATCTGCGATGACATCTGGATCTGGAATTATAATACCAATTTTCGCGCCTACGATTTGCCATTCCCGAATCTGCGGAGTATTGCTCCCAATGTTCGTTATTTCTTGCGCAATAACGCTAAAGGGGTCTTCATGCAGGCGAACGGCAATGGGTTAACAGGCGAATTCTCCGATCTGCGGAATTACTTAATCTCGCACCTCATCTGGGATCCACACCTTGACGCCGACGCACTTTTAACCGAATTTGTAAACCTCCACTACGAAGTCACGGCACCCCCGATCTTGGAGTATATCACCTACCTCCACGACACTGTTGAGGCGCGAGGTCTTCACCCACGGTGTTTTCCGACGCCAGAAGATGTCGGTTTACAGGCGGAAAGCACACAGGTTATTTTTGACTATTTTCAGCGGGCATTGGCACTTGCTGAGAAGTCAGAAATCCGGGCACGTGTTGAGAAAGCCTCTATCCCGGCATACAAAGCGATGCTCGTTGCGGGGGGTGAGATGCCATCCCAAAGACGGCAAACGCTGATTGCGGAATATATTACGTTGTGCGAACGCTATAACATGTCACACGCTGCAGAAACGCAAACAGCGGAAGCATATTTCGAGGAACTCCGCAGCCAATAA
- a CDS encoding VWA domain-containing protein: protein MFDFRSPLFLILLAAIPVLIFVQRRAHLSTAKWRKRVTSLLRSAALLCAILALANLHRTHAEQRLAVVFLIDISESIQPTQYEEVSRQIDTVVAKLEPTDAFGIISFARETGVLLEIRQKQNQPTEIASVISLETLAEQTIRRDGTDVLAALKRSIALLPDNYHRRIVLLSDGIHNTGGTSLKEYLPLLSATNVEILPVPLGTVSDAVRVVQLQMPSQVRKGQSFDIGGVIETDGSIPTLTATLYHNDRAADAFEWTLPSGIHSLSLTPEPERFLEEGNHRYTLKLNVTDEIPENNQGHGIVTIQEKPHALYVEEDLTYTVAAPYPVGAVSNRTERRAGLKTVLQENGFVVEGISPAELPAELAELQRSDILILSNVSAETLSTEQMQSIENYVRDLGHGFVVIGGERAYGPGGYTDTALERTLPVEMTPSERKDAVAIVFVLDTSGSMANYVEARQKIGLAIEGVRAGIRNLDEEDEAGILGFNVDVHTISDLTSDHDALRQTVNRLRPTGGTTRMEAATKRAYEMLKANDAKRKHIVLLSDGKSDSDTSAFLDLAEQIAKAQIGITTIAVGDANKELLTQFAENGDGRAVFVENVQQLPAILTEAVRETQRYIVQEPFQPIITATDASIVAGIGTPPPLHGYVATTEKETAQVFIESHKDEPILAGWNFGLGRAVAWTSDVKPAWARAWIPWHNFGKFWGQVINWTLPPADVGSDFDLRVSMRHGVAEVNIDTRAPSDASYNIHVVGPDRASEIVEIQQVTPTRYSGTFQTQDSGSYIVTAERKGDTRRSVETLSLPYPAEYAEFQV from the coding sequence ATGTTTGATTTCCGATCCCCACTCTTCCTAATTCTACTCGCTGCGATTCCAGTGCTAATCTTTGTGCAGCGGCGCGCACACCTCAGCACAGCGAAGTGGCGAAAACGCGTAACGTCCCTCCTTAGGAGTGCCGCGCTTCTATGCGCAATCCTCGCCTTAGCCAATCTGCACCGGACGCACGCGGAACAACGTCTCGCTGTCGTTTTCCTCATCGACATTTCCGAAAGCATCCAGCCCACACAATACGAGGAGGTATCCAGACAGATAGATACCGTTGTCGCGAAGTTGGAACCTACCGATGCATTCGGCATTATCAGTTTCGCAAGGGAGACTGGGGTCCTACTGGAGATCCGTCAGAAGCAAAATCAACCAACAGAAATTGCGTCTGTAATCTCCTTAGAAACGCTCGCAGAACAGACGATTCGGCGAGATGGTACCGATGTGCTTGCCGCACTCAAGCGGTCAATTGCCTTATTGCCGGACAATTACCATCGACGAATAGTCCTATTGAGTGATGGAATTCACAATACTGGTGGAACATCCCTCAAAGAGTATCTGCCGTTGCTTTCGGCAACCAATGTTGAGATATTACCAGTCCCTCTTGGCACTGTTAGCGATGCAGTTCGGGTCGTGCAGCTGCAGATGCCGTCTCAGGTTCGCAAAGGACAAAGTTTTGATATTGGTGGAGTGATTGAAACCGATGGTAGTATCCCCACATTAACCGCTACCCTGTATCACAATGACAGGGCAGCTGATGCGTTTGAATGGACATTGCCGAGCGGTATACATTCCCTTTCCTTAACCCCTGAACCTGAACGGTTTTTAGAAGAGGGAAATCATCGATACACGTTGAAGTTGAACGTAACCGATGAAATTCCAGAAAATAATCAAGGACATGGGATTGTGACAATTCAGGAAAAACCGCATGCCTTATATGTAGAGGAGGATCTGACATATACTGTGGCTGCCCCATACCCGGTAGGTGCGGTTTCTAACCGCACCGAGCGTCGTGCTGGACTGAAAACCGTTCTTCAGGAGAACGGCTTTGTTGTTGAGGGGATCTCGCCCGCCGAGCTGCCAGCAGAATTGGCGGAACTCCAACGCAGCGATATCTTGATTCTGAGCAACGTTTCTGCAGAAACACTCTCAACCGAACAGATGCAGAGCATCGAGAATTACGTCCGTGACCTTGGACATGGATTCGTGGTTATTGGTGGGGAACGGGCGTATGGACCGGGAGGCTATACCGATACGGCGTTAGAGCGCACACTCCCTGTGGAAATGACACCCAGTGAACGGAAAGACGCTGTCGCAATTGTTTTTGTGCTCGATACATCGGGGAGTATGGCAAACTACGTTGAAGCGAGACAGAAAATTGGACTCGCAATTGAAGGGGTTCGTGCCGGTATCCGCAATCTTGATGAGGAAGATGAGGCGGGAATTCTCGGTTTCAACGTAGATGTTCACACTATCTCCGATCTAACATCTGATCACGATGCACTCCGTCAAACTGTGAATCGACTTAGACCGACAGGTGGCACGACGAGGATGGAAGCTGCTACAAAACGCGCATACGAGATGCTCAAGGCAAACGACGCAAAACGGAAACACATTGTCCTCTTATCAGACGGTAAATCGGATAGCGATACGTCCGCTTTTCTTGATTTAGCCGAACAGATTGCTAAAGCACAGATCGGCATTACAACAATCGCGGTAGGCGACGCGAACAAGGAACTCCTCACACAGTTCGCAGAGAATGGTGATGGGCGTGCGGTGTTTGTGGAAAACGTTCAACAATTGCCAGCGATTTTAACGGAAGCTGTCCGAGAAACGCAGCGTTATATCGTTCAAGAACCCTTTCAACCCATTATTACAGCGACTGATGCGTCAATTGTGGCAGGTATCGGCACGCCACCACCACTCCATGGATATGTTGCGACGACAGAAAAAGAGACTGCACAGGTGTTCATCGAATCGCATAAAGATGAACCGATCCTCGCGGGTTGGAATTTCGGCTTGGGGAGAGCGGTCGCGTGGACATCAGACGTTAAGCCAGCATGGGCGAGAGCGTGGATTCCGTGGCATAACTTCGGGAAATTTTGGGGACAGGTTATCAATTGGACGCTGCCCCCAGCAGACGTAGGCTCCGACTTCGATCTCAGGGTATCCATGCGCCACGGCGTGGCGGAGGTCAACATCGATACACGGGCCCCATCAGACGCGTCTTACAATATCCACGTCGTAGGTCCAGATCGTGCAAGCGAGATCGTTGAAATCCAACAGGTTACACCGACACGTTATAGCGGCACATTTCAGACGCAGGACAGTGGATCCTATATCGTCACTGCTGAACGTAAAGGCGATACACGTAGAAGTGTCGAAACCCTATCGCTCCCTTATCCGGCGGAATACGCCGAGTTTCAGGTCAA
- a CDS encoding isochorismatase translates to MSIPQLPVPSHFDTSQVNKVWRIPYQERQQEAQAWAREHVIGPAFEDSFRTCLLLVDVQNTFCIPDFELFVGGRSGNGAVEDNIRLCQFIYRNLSHITKIACTLDTHTAMQIFHEVFWINDAGEHPAPLQTLITQADIEASKWRVNPAIIGSVHLPPQVPESDQYAWLKAYSEHYVKTLTADGKYPLAIWPYHAMLGGIGHAVVSAVDEACFFHSIARRTQIYHEIKGQNPLTENYSVLRPEVLNDPDGKPIDQKNSAFLEMLLGYDRVIIAGQAKSHCVAWTVSDLLTEIQQTDAALAEKIYLVDDLTSPVVVPGVVDYTEAADAAFAKVSDAGMHVVQSTDSFSLPYAARNN, encoded by the coding sequence GTGTCTATACCACAACTGCCCGTCCCATCCCATTTCGATACCAGTCAGGTGAACAAAGTCTGGCGGATTCCTTATCAAGAACGCCAACAAGAGGCACAGGCATGGGCGCGAGAACATGTAATCGGTCCCGCATTCGAGGATAGTTTTCGGACCTGTTTGCTGCTCGTCGATGTTCAAAATACATTCTGTATTCCCGATTTTGAGCTCTTCGTTGGGGGTAGATCAGGAAATGGCGCGGTAGAAGACAATATTCGTTTGTGTCAGTTTATCTACCGTAACCTCTCACATATCACCAAAATCGCTTGCACGCTGGACACACACACGGCGATGCAGATATTCCACGAAGTTTTCTGGATTAACGACGCTGGGGAGCATCCGGCACCCCTACAGACCTTAATTACACAGGCTGATATTGAAGCAAGCAAATGGCGCGTCAACCCCGCTATTATCGGTAGTGTCCATCTTCCTCCGCAAGTTCCAGAATCCGATCAATACGCATGGCTCAAGGCTTACAGTGAGCACTATGTTAAAACTCTCACTGCTGATGGGAAATATCCGCTCGCGATATGGCCCTACCATGCAATGCTCGGTGGGATTGGGCATGCAGTTGTCTCCGCAGTTGACGAAGCCTGCTTTTTCCATTCCATCGCTCGCAGGACTCAGATATATCATGAAATCAAAGGGCAGAATCCATTGACTGAAAACTATTCAGTCTTGCGTCCGGAAGTCCTCAACGACCCGGATGGGAAGCCAATTGACCAGAAAAACAGTGCCTTTCTCGAAATGCTTCTCGGATACGACCGCGTAATTATCGCCGGACAGGCAAAAAGCCACTGTGTCGCTTGGACGGTTAGCGATCTGCTGACAGAAATTCAACAAACCGACGCTGCATTAGCCGAGAAAATCTATTTGGTAGATGACTTGACTTCACCTGTTGTTGTGCCTGGGGTAGTGGACTACACAGAAGCAGCAGACGCAGCCTTCGCCAAAGTTTCGGATGCCGGAATGCACGTGGTGCAGTCAACAGATTCTTTCTCACTTCCATACGCCGCAAGGAATAATTAA